From the genome of Vicia villosa cultivar HV-30 ecotype Madison, WI linkage group LG2, Vvil1.0, whole genome shotgun sequence, one region includes:
- the LOC131653867 gene encoding probable serine/threonine-protein kinase PBL5: protein MSCFRCVGKSRQKNQTDNSSRRENYTNITSADKVKVDVNLNLSANDKKEDESKHDQLSLDVKNLNLKDGVSPDGKVAKTFTFQELEAATGNFRADCFVGEGGFGKVYKGNIERINQVVAIKQLDPNGLQGIREFVVEVLTLSLADHPNLVKLLGFCAEGEQRLLVYEYMPLGSLENHLHDLSLGKKPLDWNTRMRIAAGAARGLEYLHDKMKPPVIYRDLKCSNILLGEDYNPKLSDFGLAKVGPIGDKTHVSTRVMGTYGYCAPDYAMTGQLTFKSDIYSFGVVLLELITGRKAIDHRKPAKEQNLVAWARPLFRDRRRFSEMVDPLLEGHYPVRGLYQALAIAAMCVQEQPNMRPVVADVVTALNYLASQKYDPQTQPIQRPRKSSSSTRGSSAGHRRVTSNDSETDRFGD, encoded by the exons ATGAGTTGTTTTCGTTGTGTCGGAAAATCACGCCAAAAGAATCAGACAGACAATTCTAGCCGTAGAGAGAACTACACTAATATCACTTCAGCTG ATAAGGTCAAAGTTGATGTGAATTTGAATTTGAGTGCGAATGATAAAAAGGAAGATGAATCTAAGCATGATCAGCTTTCCTTGGACgtgaagaatttgaatttgaaagacgGGGTTTCGCCCGATGGAAAAGTTGCAAAGACGTTTACTTTTCAAGAACTCGAAGCTGCAACAGGGAATTTTAGGGCAGATTGCTTTGTTGGTGAAGGAGGGTTTGGGAAGGTTTATAAGGGTAACATTGAGAGAATAAACCAG GTTGTTGCGATAAAGCAACTCGACCCGAATGGTCTTCAAGGGATTCGGGAGTTTGTTGTTGAAGTGTTGACGCTTAGTTTGGCAGACCATCCTAATCTTGTTAAGCTATTAGGGTTTTGTGCCGAGGGAGAGCAGAGGCTTTTGGTTTATGAGTACATGCCATTGGGATCTTTGGAGAATCATTTGCATG ATCTTTCGCTTGGAAAAAAGCCGTTGGATTGGAATACCAGGATGAGAATAGCTGCCGGTGCAGCTCGAGGTTTGGAGTATTTGCACGATAAGATGAAGCCTCCTGTCATATACCGCGACCTCAAATGCTCCAACATTTTGTTAGGAGAAGATTATAATCCGAAGTTATCTGATTTCGGATTGGCGAAAGTAGGCCCGATTGGTGACAAGACTCATGTTTCAACTAGAGTTATGGGCACGTATGGGTACTGTGCTCCGGATTACGCAATGACGGGTCAATTGACGTTCAAGTCTGATATTTACAGCTTTGGGGTTGTTCTTTTGGAGCTCATCACAGGCAGAAAGGCTATCGACCATAGAAAACCTGCTAAAGAACAAAACCTAGTCGCATGG GCAAGGCCGTTATTCAGAGACCGACGGAGATTCTCAGAGATGGTAGATCCATTGCTTGAAGGTCATTATCCAGTGAGGGGTTTGTACCAAGCTCTTGCTATTGCAGCAATGTGTGTTCAAGAGCAACCTAATATGCGGCCGGTTGTAGCTGACGTGGTCACGGCTCTAAATTACCTTGCTTCGCAAAAGTATGATCCGCAAACTCAACCAATACAAAGACCGAGAAAAAGTTCATCTTCTACGAGAGGTAGTAGCGCAGGCCATAGACGTGTTACTAGTAATGATTCCGAGACAGACAGATTCGGAGATTAG
- the LOC131653866 gene encoding uncharacterized protein LOC131653866, with the protein MHYPSHQRMIHNGSRSVTTWLILITIVLYILYAFNIVLFNNDQQDCQPATTTLDDTTQEHVQITSYNMSSTSDRNIEHKVLPIQNKDQVEDETEREPKQTQEQDQEEEQDQEQEEEEEQEEDSRGDEEQEGNKSPIVVRLTPAQMAKRQDTELKHIVFGIAASSNLWNTRKEYIKTWWRPKETRGVVWLDRRVRTRHNEGLPEIRISGDTSRFRYTNRQGQRSALRISRIVTETLKIGMKDVRWFVMGDDDTVFVVENVVRILSKYDHRHFYYVGSSSESHVQNIHFSYGMAYGGGGFAISYPLALELSKVQDRCIQRYPALYGSDDRIQACMAELGVPLTKEAGFHQYDVYGDLLGLLGAHPVTPLVSLHHLDVVQPIFPTMSRVQSLRHLMESINHDSASIMQQSICYDKTRFWSISVSWGFMVQVIRGILSPRELEMPSRTFLNWYKRADYTAYAFNTRPVAKHPCQKPFVYYMTKTSYDPSAKQTVGVYTRDKSKNPFCRWRMVSPEKITSIVVTKSRDPQRWNKSPRRDCCRVMPSRKSSSLYLSVGMCREGEFTEL; encoded by the exons ATGCACTATCCTTCTCATCAACGCATGATCCATAATGGCTCAAGAAGTGTAACAACTTGGTTGATCTTAATCACAATTGTTCTATACATTCTCTATGCTTTCAACATTGTTCTCTTCAACAATGACCAACAGGATTGTCAACCAGCAACAACCACTTTAGATGACACCACACAAGAACATGTCCAAATCACTAGTTATAATATGTCCTCGACTTCGGACAGAAACATCGAACACAAAGTTTTGCCGATACAAAACAAAGATCAAGTCGAAGATGAAACAGAAAGAGAACCGAAACAAACACAAGAACAAGATCAAGAAGAGGAACAAGATcaagaacaagaagaagaagaagaacaagaagaagatTCGCGTGGCGATGAAGAACAAGAAGGAAACAAATCGCCTATTGTAGTCCGGTTAACGCCTGCACAAATGGCGAAAAGACAAGATACTGAGCTGAAACACATTGTTTTTGGGATAGCGGCTTCGTCGAATCTATGGAATACGAGAAAAGAATACATAAAAACATGGTGGAGGCCAAAGGAAACAAGAGGTGTTGTTTGGTTAGATAGAAGAGTTAGGACGCGACATAACGAAGGGTTGCCTGAGATTCGAATTTCGGGAGACACTTCTAGATTTCGGTATACGAATCGACAGGGACAAAGATCAGCATTGAGGATATCTAGGATTGTGACAGAGACACTGAAGATTGGAATGAAAGATGTGAGATGGTTTGTTATGGGAGATGATGATACTGTTTTTGTGGTTGAGAATGTTGTTAGGATTCTTTCGAAGTATGATCATAGACATTTTTATTATGTTGGAAGTTCTTCTGAGAGTCATGTTCAGAATATACATTTTTCTTATGGTATGGCTTATGGTGGAGGTGGATTTGCTATAAGTTATCCATTGGCTTTGGAGTTGTCTAAGGTGCAAGATCGTTGTATTCAGAGGTATCCTGCTTTGTATGGTAGTGATGATAGAATTCAAGCATGTATGGCTGAGTTAGGTGTGCCACTCACAAAGGAAGCTGGATTTCATCAG TATGATGTGTATGGAGATCTATTAGGCCTTCTAGGTGCACATCCAGTGACTCCACTAGTATCACTACACCATCTTGATGTAGTACAACCAATATTCCCAACAATGTCAAGAGTGCAATCCTTAAGACACTTGATGGAATCAATCAACCATGACTCAGCAAGCATAATGCAGCAATCAATATGCTATGACAAAACCAGGTTTTGGTCCATATCAGTTTCTTGGGGATTCATGGTTCAAGTTATAAGGGGAATTTTGTCCCCTAGAGAACTAGAAATGCCATCAAGAACATTTTTGAATTGGTACAAAAGAGCTGATTACACTGCTTATGCTTTCAACACAAGGCCTGTTGCTAAACATCCATGTCAAAAGCCCTTTGTTTATTACATGACTAAAACTAGTTATGATCCTTCTGCTAAACAAACTGTCGGTGTTTATACTCGCGATAAATCTAAGAATCCCTTTTGCCGGTGGAGAATGGTTTCGCCTGAGAAAATTACTTCCATTGTTGTCACTAAAAGTCGCGATCCTCAGCGCTGGAATAAG TCACCAAGGAGGGATTGTTGTAGAGTTATGCCGTCACGTAAGAGCTCGTCTCTATACTTATCGGTGGGAATGTGTCGAGAAGGAGAATTTACTGAATTATAG